A genomic region of Plasmodium malariae genome assembly, chromosome: 14 contains the following coding sequences:
- the CYC2 gene encoding cyclin, putative, with amino-acid sequence MKSIKGTSHEKENNLHKKQIFSGGKGKIRKEIRMYKRIHKKKNNQKSKNKYKGKKIEIIQKKKKKKIITNKNKLCKKKAYNILRSLQGNTNSRNTIFLLKKNEPHNNDNSDSTSYCLLLISKRNARGHTILEIPNYMNETGFQEVCFTRIFKNMLPVFQTYEGKAQKGIRSGQIVGADEIIRSGEIIRSDDIMRSDDIMRSNDIMRSDDIMRSDGIIRSDGMIRSERMIIGDGVISSKLIQSDARMTRAKLNKIDIRFTNNRFCTIARKKGGYTPFSLMISNFQLGKKKKSSCALLCFLELAKSIIKTASKNETSERTDTISRKTSTRKKKVRKEKKKNIHCPLNCPLNCPLNCPLNCPLNCPLNCPLNCPLNCPLNCPLNCPLNCPLNCPLNCPLNCSYYPLNFSLNCSLVCSLIYKKVKGTKKCVITCDPCYYTTNYISSKLLLSLLLLETEVALLFNTEKGEKKGIALFLLPRLRALRAISNKLSQRNFKTESIRKRRKEKHYRCSCKYRDNYDCDNDCYCDLFRFFLCVLFCFHFLYHRAQAAKCGFINKKRMTVSTMTSFLCLRVVRKKSKRKVIISFFGKKHECFFLLLIMKSQVHIDDVVTDDVVTDDVVTDDVVTDDVVTDDVVTDDVVTDDVVTDDVVTDDVVTDDVVTDDVVTHDLKKSIFHFNQLTKNISELYEGDACPYYKAKFDSTEFNKSSFKNKKCNNEFNNVLNEEDTIRKKKRKKKEFFIMRSINKSLIHILLKINLLTKHTCLSTHMCGMEESTIVILIPYKLCYHFLSKNRITVRTIEKRTKSYKNNIKKDIKKTNKYKFKFNYYLNKRRNYNFLIKHYTIKLCVNSKFVHYLLKYMNRDKRKIIKKIELSKKRFVKSDMLAFSFSSDKEYNIINITQAITSCTEHHIFVIPHEQVNRDTATDATPSSFTVCTAFPVFMRNKSGVNYYNETCSSETYASKTHSNNTYTISANHLKRASEEEIHKCNHANISNKGKPLSELVYHVRCFTYRNNHSRWDYYDSRDIKLPNFVIPLCNHPNTNMKTGDAEKGDLNERIDIKNIIKIKKKKIEKRVAKKNTVIGEYKWSHNSVCMYKQKKKNQISSHYHINGTYEYSFSIFNIAYGGGNRNSNSRVNYNSFYHKGCLVDVFRMGNRHLPSSHYNNSSIVLHVSNVEMDKEVLCKNVSILSGKKKNVHIDINTKEVLLLVCGSEDVTITRMNNNKIGFKYLNYINYKDILNNRSANDCTRKKRKWYYTPDVYTKLHNKKIQKKKKKKKKGKRLTRINTHEHDEHDAHMFLNLLNLLNQQSSRIDESLEGKKEAKDECISERISSKCCSNYSSSVDIQMNERHRRSRFNSSTSECKEEGFPKYYHTYDNDTVTHLLNYLNDSSSKHTWSESEGSKDLSRNIYMRRNFSDSKVSDDEMVYAEKTLHRINDLSHVRGETNHYCCYYLPNGFHRKSVEVELFTRNKANEDSATDVHNTVNNSAVISSEINEENILSENLMNKTPVGHNGGSLLYKKEGEGKDIITQEKNKNKIKIRNKKTKRQKRVNQMDCVLKEDLPQESIDDILQSNSDIKLGCNSSGRSNGSSNGSTNESRNSYTKYNNGSSAGKYNNSGSTSKYNNSGGSGTGRHDIGCGNGVGKLRTISSGSSNSGSVNEGEEKNQRIENTSGRGCGKSRADNDVDLEVAVMERHSSILINRGIKTKKCVDYSLYNTYAKSSFLQCAEQADNHFIGNYLDRYNDENFYHLRQKVKLCLSRTFANLKTTSETCVLHFTNLIFDLYISRFNSKEEIIESIINDIVTEEKQFSDVMVQLLKEFYPKIYSDFIYKEQLKTKYNVLYKELKDSCDLIYHFIAIICLFISQKYYNYRLISIELIAKTYCKSHLEGLKKVYSLNNELIKEASPDYYSATQYLDTTFSSHSVNKNFALEVEICILKKLNYDLSIPTTYSLLDSLLKANENINFLKVKNDYNSTEGEILLRIASIDNIFLKYKSSTLSMAIYEILNFNICRDKMQRELFDLKQLKNSGQYPKGDINRAQEEQEIGHVGADAYTYADADPGPNMQPDSLARKDVPSNNEIKEREKKNELKLLKRQARSLIIAEEEDRFIIASKYINEKCKLFKFVKNVIVNICFIMNKKIPKAYYKSDYDLTDQIKGYIQKFHDSKRRYLTRLRRRKTSISSNGATCNNFGTSDICGTPSTCDAYIANIGKAHSGGMKQEERKEGGEATTQGVKDSERGKKHDSKTNYKKCSKDKMTDGYPNEEFISNKRRKLEERVPPASDVKKDEYKFHSTKSKIALKFQKSIRQLKKLKYDDIPIHYCTPYVLEGKVLKIYIKKSNENKKERKIQIENEFINDSSTKKMMKKNVENYVNDKKSLSKNTETKTKSNYIIGTRTKSTDEHLVFYYNYINKLKSRLTIGLKYFLHRIKKIKSRQVCISLVNLNYLLRKKGTKKKIKKRKKEKKNKNIPLYKQLLNEVKIFFLWIYKLTSIEIRPLIRFSDLKHLSTVKSYEKNYSKYVMNKLKYKDDKTHTDISTSLSKKENASNVTSVSSSSTTISRAEQHDYDVNKNQNKNAIQKMNVHINKEDKEKKRNNKINNYNKQYIEEVIKPIECEEKKFFHFLKNSSSVKSVRAQHINEEEETTKYISCTQEQEVKVNPFNQNYEKCISSKCEKYDQVQKKKIFFEKTSQLGENEEGEMASCERKKTGEGENDEELQKGTQGEVETKIELNTELSSKLSTKLSSKLSTKLSTKLNAEVNAEVNAEVNAEVNAEVNAEAKAEEQGDFPLRKKEYESLEKGNMPPEEPIENNSHVFSKHNFENITKINSDWITINDPQVDECAKELMECFLKWKNKNYISKNWTFNEYSNYKEYYLSLVFGDLKSSETLKGIIEMMHMKYNYLLNIYNEINFSNGSDYK; translated from the exons AGTATGCTTCACTcgaatattcaaaaatatgCTCCCCGTATTTCAGACCTACGAAGGGAAAGCGCAGAAGGGAATAAGAAGTGGTCAAATAGTAGGAGCCGATGAAATAATTAGAAGCGGTGAAATAATTAGAAGCGATGATATAATGCGAAGCGATGATATAATGCGAAGCAATGATATAATGCGAAGCGATGATATAATGCGAAGCGATGGTATAATAAGAAGCGATGGGATGATAAGAAGCGAACGGATGATAATAGGCGATGGGGTTATAAGTTCTAAGCTAATACAAAGTGATGCGAGAATGACACGTGCAAAGTTAAATAAAATCGATATTCGATTTACCAATAACAGATTTTGCACAATAGcaagaaaaaaagggggCTATACACCCTTCTCATTAATGATTTCGAATTTTCaattaggaaaaaaaaaaaaaagttcttGTGCACTTCTCTGTTTTTTAGAGCTTGCAAAATCAATCATTAAAACTGCAAGTAAAAACGAAACTTCTGAGCGAACGGATACAATAAGTAGAAAAACTagtacaagaaaaaaaaaagttcgtaaagagaaaaaaaaaaatatacattgcCCATTAAATTGCCCATTAAATTGCCCATTAAATTGCCCACTAAATTGCCCACTAAATTGCCCATTAAATTGCCCATTAAATTGCCCATTAAATTGCCCATTAAATTGCCCACTAAATTGCCCACTAAATTGCCCATTAAATTGCCCATTAAATTGCCCATTAAATTGCTCATATTACCCACTAAATTTCTCATTAAATTGTTCATTAGTATgctcattaatatataaaaaagtgaaGGGTACGAAGAAATGTGTTATTACATGTGATCCATGTTATTACACGACCAATTATATTAGCagcaaattattattatcattattattattagaaaCAGAAGtagcattattatttaacacTGAAAAAGGTGAGAAAAAAGGGATAGCACTATTTTTATTGCCTAGGTTGAGAGCACTTCGAGCAATTAGCAACAAGTTAAGtcaaagaaattttaaaacagaaagcattagaaaaagaagaaaagagaaGCACTACCGCTGTAGCTGCAAGTATCGTGATAACTACGACTGCGATAACGACTGCTACTGCGACCTCTTCCGCTTCTTTCTCTGCGTCCTCTTCTGCTTCCACTTTTTGTACCACCGTGCGCAGGCCGCAAAATGCGGCTTCATAAACAAAAAGCGTATGACTGTCAGTACCATGACAAGCTTTTTGTGCCTGCGCGTAGTACGTAAAAAGTCAAAACGAAAGgttatcatttctttttttggaAAGAAGCATGAATGTTTTTTCCTTCTCCTTATAATGAAAAGTCAAGTGCACATAGATGATGTAGTAACAGATGATGTAGTAACGGACGATGTAGTAACGGACGATGTAGTAACGGACGATGTAGTAACGGACGATGTAGTAACGGACGATGTAGTAACGGACGATGTAGTAACGGACGATGTAGTAACGGACGATGTAGTAACGGACGATGTAGTAACGGACGATGTAGTAACGCATgacttaaaaaaaagcatattccattttaaccaattaacaaaaaatatttctgagTTATATGAGGGGGACGCCTGTCCTTATTACAAGGCAAAATTTGATTCGACAGAGTTTAATAAAagttcatttaaaaataaaaaatgcaatAATGAATTTAATAACGTACTTAATGAAGAAGAtacaataagaaaaaaaaaaagaaaaaaaaaggaatttttcattatgagATCAATAAATAAATCCCTCATTCacattcttttaaaaataaatcttttaaCCAAGCATACTTGTTTATCCACTCATATGTGTGGTATGGAAGAGAGTACGATTGTTATTCTTATCCCATATAAACTGTGTTAccattttttaagtaaaaatagaataactGTTCGCACTATTGAAAAAAGGACAAAAtcatataagaataatattaaaaaggatataaaaaaaacaaataaatataaatttaaatttaattattatctAAACAAGAGACGAAATTACAATTTTCTCATTAAACATTATACTATCAAGTTATGTGTAAATAGTAAATTCGtgcattatttattaaaatatatgaatagggacaaaagaaaaattataaaaaaaattgaattaagtaaaaaacgTTTTGTCAAAAGTGATATGTTAgctttttctttctcttcggataaagaatataatataataaatattactcaAGCAATTACATCCTGTACGGAGCACCACATTTTTGTTATACCACATGAACAAGTGAATAGAGACACAGCTACAGATGCTACACCTAGTAGTTTTACTGTGTGCACTGCTTTTCCAGTTTTTATGAGAAACAAAAGCGgagtaaattattataatgaaacATGCTCAAGTGAAACATACGCGAGTAAAACACACTCGAATAACACGTACACAATCTCTGCAAACCACTTGAAGAGAGCAAGTGAGGAAGAGATACATAAATGCAACCACgcaaatatatcaaataaagGAAAACCTCTATCAGAATTAGTTTATCATGTGAGGTGCTTTACGTACAGAAATAACCACTCAAGGTGGGACTACTACGATAGTCGTGATATTAAACTGCCAAATTTTGTAATCCCTTTGTGTAACCATCCAAACACAAACATGAAAACAGGAGATGCAGAAAAAGGCGATTTAAACGAAAGGATAgatataaagaatattataaaaataaaaaaaaaaaaaattgaaaaaagggTAGCAAAGAAAAATACTGTCATAGGGGAATACAAATGGAGTCATAACTCCGTTTGCATGTacaaacagaaaaaaaagaaccaAATAAGTAGCCATTATCATATTAATGGTACATATGAATATTCATTTTCGATTTTCAATATTGCCTATGGGGGAGGAAATCGAAATAGTAATTCGAGAGTTAATTATAACTCGTTTTACCATAAAGGATGCCTTGTTGATGTGTTTCGCATGGGAAATCGTCACCTTCCCTCCAGCCACTACAACAATAGTAGTATCGTCCTACATGTATCAAATGTCGAAATGGATAAAGAAGTTCTATGTAAAAATGTGAGCATCTTaagtggaaaaaaaaaaaatgtacatatagaCATAAACACAAAAGAAGTGCTTCTACTGGTATGTGGAAGTGAAGATGTTACCATAACTCGAATGAACAATAACAAAATTGgtttcaaatatttaaattatattaactaTAAGGATATCCTAAATAACAGAAGCGCAAACGATTGTACACGGAAAAAGAGGAAGTGGTATTATACTCCTGATGTGTACACAAAACTGCATAACAAGAagatacagaaaaaaaaaaaaaaaaaaaaaaagggaaaaaggCTAACCCGCATTAATACGCACGAGCACGATGAGCATGATGCGCACATGTTTCTTAATCTTCTCAATCTGCTCAATCAGCAGAGTAGCAGAATAGACGAATCCCTGGAAGGCAAAAAGGAGGCAAAAGATGAATGCATATCTGAACGCATATCATCAAAATGTTGTTCGAATTACAGTAGTTCAGTAGATATCCAAATGAATGAAAGACATCGTAGGAGTAGATTTAACAGTTCAACGAGTGAATGTAAAGAGGAAGGTTTTCCTAAATATTATCACACCTATGATAATGATACAGTTACTCatttgttaaattatttaaatgattcATCAAGTAAACATACTTGGAGCGAATCAGAAGGATCGAAAGATTTAAGtcgaaatatatatatgaggaGAAATTTTTCAGATAGTAAAGTTAGTGATGACGAAATGGTATACGCTGAAAAAACGTTGCATCGAATAAATGATTTATCACATGTAAGAGGGGAAACAAATCATTACTGCTGTTATTACCTACCTAATGGATTCCATCGAAAGTCAGTGGAAGTGGAATTGTTTACAAGAAATAAAGCAAACGAAGATAGTGCAACTGATGTACACAATACAGTAAACAACAGTGCGGTCATATCCTCagaaataaatgaagaaaatattctaagcgaaaatttaatgaataagACCCCCGTGGGTCATAATGGTGGCTCGTTACTGTATAAAAAGGAGGGAGAGGGAAAGGATATCATAACtcaggaaaaaaataaaaataaaattaaaattagaaataaaaagacaaaaagacaaaaaagaGTCAATCAGATGGACTGTGTGTTGAAAGAGGATCTTCCCCAAGAGAGCATAGACGACATTCTTCAATCGAACTCAGACATCAAGTTGGGCTGCAACAGTAGTGGTAGAAGTAATGGAAGCAGTAACGGCAGCACTAACGAAAGCAGAAACAGCTACACCAAATACAACAATGGAAGCAGTGCTGGCAAGTATAATAACAGTGGTAGCACTAGCAAGTACAACAATAGTGGTGGTAGTGGTACGGGTAGGCACGACATAGGCTGTGGTAACGGTGTTGGAAAATTGCGCACCATTAGTAGCGGCAGCAGCAATAGTGGAAGCGTCAATGAAGGGGAAGAAAAGAATCAGCGCATTGAGAATACATCCGGGAGAGGGTGTGGAAAAAGCAGAGCGGATAATGACGTTGATTTGGAGGTTGCCGTAATGGAAAGACATAGTagcattttaattaatagaGGAATAAAAACTAAGAAATGTGTTGACTATTCATTGTATAATACATATGCAAAATCATCCTTTTTGCAGTGCGCAGAACAAGCAGATAACCATTTTATAGGTAATTATTTAGATAGATATAATGATGagaatttttatcatttaaggCAAAAGGTAAAATTGTGTTTATCAAGAACTTTTGCTAATTTAAAAACAACTAGCGAAACTTGTGTTCTACATTTTactaatttaatatttgatttatatataagtagaTTTAATTCGAAGGAAGAAATTATAGAGAGTATAATTAACGACATAGTTACAGAGGAAAAACAATTTTCCGATGTGATGGTACAATTACTTAAAGAATTTTATCCAAAAATTTATTCcgattttatatataaagaacaattaaaaacgaaatataacgttttatataaagaactAAAAGACTCATGtgatttaatatatcattttatagctattatttgtttattcatatcgcagaaatattataattatagatTAATTTCAATTGAATTAATAGCAAAAACTTATTGTAAAAGTCATTTAGAaggattaaaaaaagtatactccttaaataatgaattaattaAAGAAGCCTCTCCTGATTATTACTCAGCTACACAATATTTAGACACTACTTTTTCCTCTCATagtgttaataaaaattttgcttTAGAAGTTGAAATCtgtattttgaaaaaattaaattatgattTATCTATTCCAACTACTTATAGTCTGTTAGATAGTCTACTTAAAgctaatgaaaatattaattttttgaaagtCAAAAATGATTATAACTCAACTGAAGGAGAAATTTTACTTCGTATCGCTAGTATTGATAATATATTCCTTAAATATAAATCCTCCACGCTCTCTATGGCCATATATGAAATTCTAAATTTCAATATTTGCAGAGATAAAATGCAGAGGGAATTGTTCGACCTTAAACAGTTAAAAAATTCTGGTCAGTACCCTAAGGGGGATATTAACAGGGCACAAGAGGAACAAGAGATCGGACATGTAGGTGCAGATGCATATACCTATGCAGATGCCGATCCAGGTCCAAATATGCAGCCGGACAGCCTAGCTCGAAAAGACGTACCTTcaaataacgaaataaaagaaagagaaaaaaaaaatgagctCAAGCTTTTAAAAAGACAAGCAAGGAGCTTAATAATCGCTGAAGAAGAAGATCGATTCATCATTGCatccaaatatataaatgaaaaatgtaaattgttcaaatttgttaaaaatgttatcgtaaacatttgttttattatgaacaaaaaaatccCAAAGGCCTATTACAAATCGGACTATGACTTAACAGATCAAATAAAAGGATACATTCAGAAATTTCATGATAGCAAAAGGAGGTATTTAACTCGACTTCGAAGGCGGAAAACGAGCATATCCAGCAATGGCGCTACATGCAATAATTTCGGTACATCCGATATATGCGGTACACCTAGTACATGTGACGCATACATCGCCAATATTGGTAAAGCACACAGTGGGGGTATGAAGCAGGAAGAAAGAAAGGAAGGAGGAGAAGCCACAACGCAGGGAGTAAAAGACAGTGAGAGGGGGAAAAAACATGACTCAAAAACAAACTACAAAAAGTGCAGTAAGGATAAAATGACTGATGGTTACCCGAACGAAGAATTCATATCAAACAAAAGGCGAAAATTAGAGGAGAGAGTTCCACCTGCGAGTGACGTAAAAAAGGACgaatataaatttcattcgacaaaaagcaaaattgcattaaaatttcaaaaaagtaTAAGACAACTAAAAAAACTGAAATATGATGATATCCCCATCCATTATTGCACTCCTTACGTTTTAGAAGGGAaggttttaaaaatatacataaaaaaaagcaatgaaaataaaaaggagcGAAAAATTCAAATTGAAAATGAGTTTATAAATGATAgcagtacaaaaaaaatgatgaaaaaaaatgtagaaaacTATgtgaatgataaaaaatcATTGAGTAAGAACACAGAAACCAAAACGAAGAGTAACTATATCATAGGAACGAGAACAAAATCGACTGATGAGCATCtcgtattttattataattatataaataaattaaaaagtagaTTAACCATAGggttgaaatattttttacataggattaaaaaaattaagagcAGACAAGTGTGCATATCACTAGttaatttgaattatttactcagaaaaaaaggaactaagaagaaaataaaaaaaaggaaaaaagaaaaaaaaaataaaaatattcctttatataaacaattattaaacgaagttaaaattttctttttgtggATCTATAAATTAACAAGTATTGAAATTCGACCATTAATTCGTTTTTCAgatttaaaacatttatcaACTGTCAAAagttatgaaaaaaattattccaaatatgttatgaataaattgaaatataaaGATGACAAAACACACACAGATATTAGTACCAGTTTAagcaaaaaggaaaatgctTCAAATGTAACTAGTGTTAGCAGCTCAAGTACGACTATAAGCAGAGCAGAACAACATGACTAtgatgttaataaaaatcagaataaaaatgcaattcaaaaaatgaatgtCCATATCAATAAAGAAgacaaggaaaaaaaaagaaataataaaataaacaattacAATAAGCAATACATTGAAGAAGTTATCAAACCCATTGAATgcgaagaaaaaaagttttttcattttttgaaaaattcaAGCTCAGTAAAAAGCGTAAGAGCACAACATATAAATGAGGAAGAAGAaacaacaaaatatatatcttgcACACAAGAACAAGAAGTGAAAGTAAATCCCTTTAACCAAAATTACGAAAAATGCATATCATCCAAATGTGAAAAATATGACCAAGttcagaaaaagaaaattttttttgagaaAACTAGCCAATTAGGAGAAAATGAAGAAGGTGAAATGGCTAGCTgcgagaga aaaaaaactggcGAGGGGGAGAACGATGAAGAGCTACAAAAGGGAACACAAGGAGAAGTAGAGACAAAGATAGAATTAAACACAGAATTAAGTTCAAAATTAAGTACGAAATTAAGTTCAAAATTAAGTACGAAATTAAGtacaaaattaaatgcaGAAGTAAATGCAGAAGTAAATGCAGAAGTAAATGCAGAAGTAAATGCAGAAGTAAATGCAGAAGCAAAAGCAGAAGAACAGGGTGACTTCCCATTGCGCAAAAAGGAATATGAGTCCctagaaaaaggaaatatgCCCCCAGAGGAGCCAATCGAAAACAACAGTCATGTATTTTCAAAGCATAATTTCGAGaacataacaaaaataaatagtgaCTGGATTACTATTAATGACCCACAAGTAGACGAGTGTGCAAAAGAATTGATGGAGTGTTTTTTGaaatggaaaaacaaaaattatatttcaaaaaattggACGTTTAATGAATACTCaaattataaagaatattatttatccTTAGTATTTGGTGATTTGAAATCGTCCGAAACGCTTAAAGGGATTATAGAGATGATgcatatgaaatataattacttgttaaacatatacaacgaaattaatttttcgaATGGCTCGGATTATAAATAA